Proteins from a single region of Pseudomonas ekonensis:
- a CDS encoding MgtC/SapB family protein, which translates to MNAWWHEVWQTLQAEFADVGDAAQVTRIIVRLLMAALLGGVLGFEREHKGKAAGVRTHMLVALGAALFVLVPQVSGAQADAMSRVVQGVIAGIGFLGAGTILKNHEGDEGHVKGLTTAAGLWMTAAIGVAAGLGREATAVLSTLLALGVFSVMPKIVNLFEKDHKP; encoded by the coding sequence ATGAACGCATGGTGGCATGAAGTGTGGCAAACCCTGCAGGCGGAGTTCGCCGATGTCGGCGACGCCGCGCAAGTGACGCGCATCATCGTGCGCCTGCTGATGGCGGCGCTGCTGGGCGGAGTGCTCGGGTTCGAGCGCGAGCACAAAGGCAAGGCCGCCGGGGTGCGCACCCATATGTTGGTGGCGTTGGGCGCGGCGCTGTTCGTGCTGGTGCCGCAGGTGTCCGGGGCCCAGGCCGACGCCATGAGCCGGGTGGTGCAAGGGGTGATCGCCGGGATCGGCTTCCTCGGCGCCGGCACGATCCTGAAGAACCACGAAGGCGACGAAGGCCACGTCAAGGGCCTGACCACCGCCGCCGGCCTGTGGATGACCGCCGCCATCGGCGTTGCGGCCGGGTTGGGCCGCGAGGCGACGGCGGTGCTCAGCACGCTGCTGGCGCTGGGGGTGTTCAGCGTGATGCCGAAGATCGTCAACCTGTTCGAAAAGGATCACAAACCTTGA